In a genomic window of Chrysemys picta bellii isolate R12L10 chromosome 23, ASM1138683v2, whole genome shotgun sequence:
- the RSPO1 gene encoding R-spondin-1 isoform X2 — MGLDPRSGAPYGVEVSTEVSHGCAKGCDLCSEFNGCLKCSPKLFILLERNDIRQIGICLPSCPLGYFGVRNPDMNKCIKCKIENCEACFSRNFCTKCKEGLYLHKGRCYSTCPEGYSAANGTMECSSPAQCELSEWGPWGPCAKKRKLCGFKKGNEERSRKVLQAPSGDVSVCPATTELRRCTVQKNQCPEGKRKRKEEQEKRDNTNGNRNQKDTKDAKSGTKKRKGQQRGTVVPMTPASPAQ; from the exons TCAGTACCGAGGTGAGTCATGGCTGTGCGAAAGGCTGTGACCTGTGCTCTGAGTTCAACGGGTGCCTGAAATGTTCCCCCAAACTCTTTATACTGCTGGAGAGGAATGACATCCGACAGATCGGGATCTGCCTGCCATCCTGTCCGCTGGGGTACTTCGGTGTTCGCAATCCAGACATGAACAAGTGCATCA AATGCAAAATTGAGAACTGTGAGGCCTGTTTCAGCCGAAACTTTTGCACAAAATGTAAGGAAGGTTTGTACTTGCACAAAGGGAGATGTTATTCCACCTGCCCAGAAGGCTACTCTGCTGCCAATGGCACTATGGAGTGCAGCAGTCCTG CACAATGTGAACTGAGCGAGTGGGGCCCCTGGGGCCCATGCGCCAAGAAAAGGAAGCTGTGTGGCTTCAAGAAAGGCAACGAAGAGCGATCGCGGAAGGTTCTGCAGGCTCCCTCTGGAGATGTGTCCGTGTGTCCTGCCACGACAGAGCTCCGGAGATGCACCGTGCAGAAGAACCAGTGCCCTGAAG gaaaaaggaagagaaaggaagagcaaGAAAAGCGAGATAACACAAATGGAAACCGAAACCAGAAAGACACCAAAGATGCCAAATCTGGCACCAAGAAAAGGAAAGGCCAGCAGAGAGGGACTGTGGTCCCCATGACTCCTGCTAGCCCTGCTCAATAG